The window TACCGATCGTGGAACGGCAGACGCGTTCGCCTTCCATCCGGAGACCGCAGAGGCTGTCGGCACTACCATTGAGGTGGAGTATCGTCGCTATAGCGCAGTCATCCAGTTGGGTTCAAGCGCAAGTCTGGGAGAGAAGTACTACGCTCAGGATGACATTCGCAACGAGTCGCTCGCTGATACCCTTGCTATTGAGGCTGCCATCTCAAAGGTGTGGCGAGGCCACCCCGGTTATCACTTTCTGCCAGCCAAGAAAAACCTTGAGACCAAAATCAGGAAGTTCATTGCTTTGGCGGTGGGGCTGATTGGGAACAGAGATACCGAGGCGTAGGCGGACTACTCCGGTGGTTGCTCCTCTTTGGATTCATCGTCGGCCGCCACGTCCGGGTGGATGCGCATTTCAAGAACCTGGAGTACAGTGACAAAAGCTGCCGCGATCAGCGGCCCCAGCACTATTCCGAGCAGACCAAACATAATGATTCCGCCCATGATGGAGAAAAACAACAAGAGTGGATGCATCGAAGTACGCCCGGAGATCAGGTAAGGTCGGATGATGTTGTCGATCTGCGAAATAACAAGAGTGCCGATACCGATGACGATCAGCCCCTTGACGTACGATCCCCCTACAATCAGGATAATGCCGGCTGGAATATAGACGATGAATGCTCCGATGAGCGGAATAATCGACAGCAAAGCCATGATCGCGCCCCAGAAGATGGCAGACGGAATTCCGACGATGGCAAAAAGAACACCACCCATGATTCCCTGGATCATGGCTACTACCACGCCCCCGTAAATTGTTGCCTGAATAACATCGCGCAACTTGGTGAAAGTAACATCCACCTGTTCCGATGAGAGTGGCATCAGACGTTTAGTTTTGTCGATGACTGACTGACCGTCTTTGAAGAAGTAATACATACTGAAGATCATCAATCCGAAATAGAACACCGCCTTGGTGCCATTGGCAATCAGCCAACTGGTCTGGTTGAGTATAACGCCACTGACTTTGTCAATCGAGTCCTTGACCAGTTCATCCAGGTTAATCTGAGACAGATCATAGTATTGCGACAGTCTTGCCTTTAGTGCCGTCAGCCACGGCAGGTCAAATTTCAGGAGTGAGTCCAGTTCACCTGCCTTGTACATGACGTTGACTTTCGCCACTGCGCTGGCTGCTTCATTGACCAAAGCGATAAACAGATAGGTGATGGGGCCAATGATGAGTACGACAATGAAAAAGCACATCAACGCCGAAGCCAGACCGCACGATTTGATGCGAATGCGAAGGCGCTCATACAGAGGATGGAACATAATGACCAATACGGCCGCCCAACAAATGGGAACAAAGAACGGAATGATGATGCGGTAAAATAGATAGAGGAATACAGCTGCAATGGAAAAGTAGATGGTGGCTAAAAAATATTCTCTCTTCATAATGACAATTATCGGCTAAACCCATTTCCAGTCTACCCAATCATCGAATCTGATGCAACCGGAAAAAGCAGATAATAATATCGATAGTAGACCACGACTTGCATGAACAAGAATATTTTTTTCATCGCAACGGTATACTGATCAACAATAATACAGGCTGTTTCCGAAAGCAGACGGTTGGTGTATATCTTCAGAATGGTCGCTTATATTGTCTCTTAGTGAAGGGATAAGACCATAACTGTTCTTTCGCAACAGTTCAACGAGAAATTGCATGTCCTTACATGTGGCTGTATGATAGTCGCTTACGAGAATGTTGTTGTCGCTAAAGAAATCGCCGGCATATTCAGTTCTACTATAGAGACACCACTTCCGGGAACCAGCTCTGTTTCATTAAGAACACGATTGGTTCGGAAAGTTGTATCAAGCGAGGTAATTACGGTTGATACAGGACACAAAATCTTAAGCAATTGGGATCAAGTCCTTTAGGAAAAGGACGATGAAAGAGTATGGTTAATGATAATGGGCGTTGACTTCGGTCGACGTCTGCGATTCACAACGGATCAAACAAGGAGTAAGGAATGGCAATGCGTAAGTTTAAGACTGCTCGCCGTGCCGTTGCGCGTCGCACTGTGCGCCGTGTAGCACGCCCGTGGACCAGGCAAGAAATGGCCTTCATGCGCAAGTTCTATCGCCGCTACGAGACGGCCTGGATCGCTCGTCAATTGGGACGTACGGTTTATTCTGTCCGCTACAAAGCGGTCGACCTTTGCATCAAGAAAGCCAGCCCGTCGATTTGGAAGGGCAACAAGGGAGCAGCGAACTCTTTCCGTAAGTCAGCTCCGAAACGCCGCCCGACGAACACTCGTCGCGCCAAGACCACCCGCAAAACGACCACACGCAAGTACAAGGCCTCCACGACCCGCCGTACGCCTAAGAAGGCCATCGCTCGTCGGAAGACCACTCGTCGCGTGACCCGTCGCCGCTAACGGTGGCATAGGACAGACGATTACTAATTGGACTATTTGACCCGTCCCTTTGTTGGGGCGGGTCAATTTTTTTGCCCCCGCCACTACCTTCGACGCCATTTTCCTCTTTTCTCGAACGGTCACAATCGTATCTTACCTGCGGACATAAAGGAGGATTATATGCCGGTTATAAAATCAAGCGAAATACAAATGGCGGATATCACGATGGATGGCGTGGAACTAATGCAGGGCAATGACGTCATCGGTCAGAGCGAAGGATGGGACTCGCATACCATGCGTCTGTTTCGGATACTCCCGGGCGGATACTCCCCACATCATCAACACGACTGGGAACACATCAACTATGTCACCAGCGGAAGCGGACAACTTCAGCTTGGTGAGAAGATAAATAAATTGACTGTCGGCGATTTTACCTTTGTACCATCCAACATTAAACACCAATTCTCGAACCCGAATGATGAGCCATTCGAGTTTATCTGCATCGTCCCCAAACGAGGAGCCTGTCCCGTTAAGGATGACAAATAGTTAATGGCGTTCGGGACTACTTACAGACTTGGCCAAACACTCGCATGAAATTGCCGCCGAGGATTTTCCGGATATCGACCTCGGAGTATCCCCGAGCCACAAGTTCTTTTGTGATCAGTGGGACGCCGGTGCAATCATCCAGTCCCTCAGGCATGGTCGGGACGCCGTCAAAATCAGATCCCAAACCGACATAGTCAGCCCCGACCAGATTCACGATGTACTCGATGTGATTAACCAGTTCACCAATAGAGACAGTGTATTTGCTCATATCGTCACGTAGCTGATGATAGAGTTTTCTCTCAGCAGCATGAAGCGCGGAATCATTGTCGATATACATCTGTTCAACTGAATCATACAGCTGGCCGTAGTGTGCCCAGATCGAGTCGGAACGAAGGCGGTATTCTTCAGACACATAGGCAGGAAAGAAATTAACTCCGATCACACCACCGTTGGCAGCGATATCCTTGATCTGATCGTCGGTCAAATTACGGTCATGTGTGCACAAGGCATGAACGCAGGAATGAGAGGCAATAATTGGTGCGGTAGTAATCTTCAGAACTTCCTCAACCGCCGAGACTGAGGCATGGGAGATATCGACAATCATGCCCAACTTGTTCATCTTCCTGACCACGTCTTTCCCGAAATCGGTAAGACCGTGAAATGCTTCAGC is drawn from Candidatus Zixiibacteriota bacterium and contains these coding sequences:
- a CDS encoding ATP-binding protein — protein: MKQTTPAFTLVITGAPASGKSICLERLKSHTAFAGFIFFDELARRLLEENPDFRHHWHQFHREIYRRQIQREDSVAGSPFVTDRGTADAFAFHPETAEAVGTTIEVEYRRYSAVIQLGSSASLGEKYYAQDDIRNESLADTLAIEAAISKVWRGHPGYHFLPAKKNLETKIRKFIALAVGLIGNRDTEA
- a CDS encoding cupin domain-containing protein, which codes for MPVIKSSEIQMADITMDGVELMQGNDVIGQSEGWDSHTMRLFRILPGGYSPHHQHDWEHINYVTSGSGQLQLGEKINKLTVGDFTFVPSNIKHQFSNPNDEPFEFICIVPKRGACPVKDDK
- a CDS encoding dipeptidase, producing MKTLSLTLAILLMTNSQIDLEAADYGRLHRDALVADMHSDTVLKARVDSTYDFCVRNDDGHMDLPRLREGGIDLQVFACWLPTKTPLDSCFGVTEELIDSFYTRIDACPDELTVCTNATEAQAAIDGGKIAAVLAIENGVAIANDLDNIEHFYNRGVRYITLTHTASSDWCISSADTAEAFHGLTDFGKDVVRKMNKLGMIVDISHASVSAVEEVLKITTAPIIASHSCVHALCTHDRNLTDDQIKDIAANGGVIGVNFFPAYVSEEYRLRSDSIWAHYGQLYDSVEQMYIDNDSALHAAERKLYHQLRDDMSKYTVSIGELVNHIEYIVNLVGADYVGLGSDFDGVPTMPEGLDDCTGVPLITKELVARGYSEVDIRKILGGNFMRVFGQVCK
- a CDS encoding AI-2E family transporter: MKREYFLATIYFSIAAVFLYLFYRIIIPFFVPICWAAVLVIMFHPLYERLRIRIKSCGLASALMCFFIVVLIIGPITYLFIALVNEAASAVAKVNVMYKAGELDSLLKFDLPWLTALKARLSQYYDLSQINLDELVKDSIDKVSGVILNQTSWLIANGTKAVFYFGLMIFSMYYFFKDGQSVIDKTKRLMPLSSEQVDVTFTKLRDVIQATIYGGVVVAMIQGIMGGVLFAIVGIPSAIFWGAIMALLSIIPLIGAFIVYIPAGIILIVGGSYVKGLIVIGIGTLVISQIDNIIRPYLISGRTSMHPLLLFFSIMGGIIMFGLLGIVLGPLIAAAFVTVLQVLEMRIHPDVAADDESKEEQPPE